A genomic stretch from Phalacrocorax aristotelis unplaced genomic scaffold, bGulAri2.1 scaffold_57, whole genome shotgun sequence includes:
- the LOC142050918 gene encoding uncharacterized protein LOC142050918 translates to MAGVSPSVGNPLLVRRHIHPTHPGEAEVTPGAGSCSRHRAAPEELLCSEEEKAERGSATALGLVKGTRGRGGEQRGGGFLQEARTPLASHLLQLLTWSKGGTKMADDRFLRPHLCPTIKKLKSSEFAKIWASSSWYLSQQLALHQAVRIPGLGTFVVVRQRVASKEKGLVVVERPVFHLANTLARDHDLRYGCVDIPGHQHFEQLPYARIASDNAVSEGTVQLCMERTIFLLRACLEKSKNVALIWSDVGMLIIEGKDMSEVRDSVISRHDTAAAQTSSGRVIVLPRYKLETVPKTPTAKVELSAPVKATPEQGWGKGEGTGKKEALAEKRLLHRARLSPQRLPAVTVKSEQSHKTERSEPRARQLPPIQGSSLKEIEAKEKVIPLVQPRTVDFIARTIESREKNNHLQSKERLPKHIRKFLGEEEKKKKELAKAKTSRGQTPPATELKAKRQKETPEAKAEREKETQRSQESSSSDELSASDLTSTETEESSLDLLEMMTMQEWEGDSEGPPTVHEGDTVPPKRSLSPRTHRSLQEVVTCILGQVERKRSGQWDEEVDLQDKLKCELAVLRWHRSRKEERSSQQLREAGLQPAPPARPGKRRARPAQSRVCTEEERCKLWDSLRKKYQQKARAKSGTQEALARRARPVEAQASCICGTAEWWGEGREEPSVDPEESPEHKWRLCLWESSALKSSGEADAVHVGIVPGELLGHRIFRERGPARASSSMTSTSAGQPGR, encoded by the exons ATGGCGGGGGTGAGCCCCAGCGTGGGGAACCCCCTCCTGGTCAGGAGACA CATCCACCCCACACACCCCGGCGAGGCAGAGGTGACTccaggtgctgggagctgctctcGCCACCGCGCTGCTCCggaggagctgctctgcagcgaGGAGGAGAAGGCGGAGAGAGGCAGTGCCACAGCACTGGGGCTGGTGAAGGGCAcacgaggaagaggaggagagcagagaggaggcGGCTTTTTGCAGGAAGCAAGAACGCCACTGGCCAGCCACCTGCTGCAGTTGTTGACCTGGAGCAAGGGTGGAACTAAGATGGCAGACGACCGCTTCTTGCGGCCTCACTTGTGTCCAACGATTAAGAAGCTCAAGAGTTCTG AGTTTGCTAAGATTTGGGCCAGCTCCTCATGGTACCTCAGCCAACAGCTGGCTCTCCACCAG GCTGTCCGCATTCCTGGACTTGGGACTTTTGTGGTTGTCAGACAGCGAGTAGCCAGCAAGGAGAAGGGCCTGGTGGTTGTGGAGAGACCCGTGTTTCATCTTGCAAACACTCTGGCGCGGGATCATGACCTCCGATACGGCTGCGTAGACATTCCTG gtCATCAACATTTTGAGCAGCTGCCGTACGCTCGGATAGCGTCCGACAACGCTGTCTCTGAGGGCACGGTGCAGCTTTGCATGGAAAGGACCATCTTTCTTCTCCGTGCCTGCCTAGAGAAGAGCAAGAACGTTGCCCTCATTTGGAGCGACGTGGGCATGCTGATCATAGAGGGAAAAGAc ATGTCGGAGGTGAGGGACTCGGTCATCTCACGCCATGAcaccgctgctgcccagacctCTTCTGGACGTGTTATCGTCCTACCACG gTACAAGCTTGAGACCGTGCCTAAAACGCCAACAGCAAAAGTGGAGCTGAGCGCACCTGTGAAGGccaccccagagcagggctggggaaaaggTGAAGGCACTGGAAAGAAAG AGGCTCTTGCTGAGAAGCGCCTCCTCCACCGAGCAAGGCTTTCCCCACAGCGGTTACCTGCAGTGACTGTGAAGTCAGAGCAGAGTCACAAAACTGAGAGGAGTGAGCCTCGTGCCAG gcagctgccgcCCATCCAGGGGAGCTCCTTGAAGGAAATAGAGGCGAAAGAGAAAGTAATTCCTCTGGTTCAACCCAGAACAGTCGACTTCATTGCCAGAACGATTGAGAGCAGAGAAAAG AATAACCACTTGCAGAGCAAGGAGAGGCTTCCAAAACACATCAGGAAATTCTTgggtgaagaggaaaagaagaaaaaggagctgGCGAAGGCAAAAACAAGTCGAGGGCAAACCCCACCAGCAACTGAATTGAAGGCCAAGAGACAAAAGGAGACGCCCGAGGCGAAAGCTGAGCGAGAAAAGGAGACACAGAGGAGCCAG GAATCCAGTTCCTCTGACGAATTATCAGCCAGCGACCTGACGAGCACAGAGACGGAGGAGTCCAGCCTCGACCTCCTGGAAATGATGACGATGCAGGAGTGGGAAGGGGATAGCGAAGGTCCACCCACAGTCCACGAGGGTGACACTGTTCCCCCTAAGCG GAGCTTGTCCCCACGGACACACCGGTCCCTGCAGGAGGTGGTGACGTGCATCCTGGGGCAGGTTGAGCGCAAGCGCAGCGGGCAGTGGGACGAGGAGGTGGATCTGCAGGACAAGCTCAAGTG CGAGCTGGCAGTGCTGCGGTGGCATCGCTCGCGGAAAGAGGAACGCAGCAGCCAACAGCTGCGGGAAGCTGGACTCCAGCCTGCACCCCCTGCTAggccagggaagaggagggcacGACCG GCACAGTCCCGCGTGTGCACAGAGGAGGAACGATGCAAGCTCTGGGACTCCTTGCGCAAGAAGTACCAGCAGAAGGCAAGGGCCAAAAGTGGCACCCAAGAAGCCTTGGCAAGAAGAGCGAGACCAGTGGAGGCCCAG GCCTCCTGCATTTGTGGCACTGCAGAGTGGTGGGGAGAGGGCAGAGAAGAGCCCTCCGTGGATCCTGAGGAGAGCCCAGAGCACAAGTGGAGGCTTTGCCTTTGGGAGTCCTCAGCTCTGAAAAG CTCTGGGGAAGCCGATGCAGTCCACGTTGGCATAGTCCCAGGAGAGCTTCTCGGGCACAGAATATTCCGAGAGAGGGGTCCAGCAAGAGCCTCCTCCAGCATGACGAGCACCAGTGCCGGCCAGCCAGGCCGCTAA